The Thermococcus celericrescens genomic sequence GGGCCCTCACGAAGGCTCTGATGATGATACTCGACCACAACAGGTCAAAAGGCAATCTTCCCACTCTTGAACTCCAGGAGGAAGTGCTGGATTACGCATTGAGGCTCAACCTTCTTTGGCCGGAAGACGTTAAGGTTCTTAAGTGCAAAGACGGCAAATGCATCGTTTTCAGGGGCGAAATATCCGAAGACGGCCTCCATGGCTTCAAAAAGTATCCTTTTAATGCGGACGTTGTATTTTACAGGGGCAAAGATACAGTTATTGGCTACTCTAGAATGAGAAAGCTGGGATACGTATGCGGAAAAGAGGGAGTTGACAAGCTGATTCGAGAAGCACTTAGACCCCACAAAAAAGCTTAAAAAAGGATAACCAAAGCATCAACAGGCATCATGATAATCCCGGGAGGTGTAGTTATGGCGAGAAACAAGCCGCTTGCGAAGAAGCTCAGACTTGCCAAGGCCGCGAAGCAGAACAGGCGCATTCCGGTCTGGGTCATCGTCAAGACCAACAGGAAGGTCATGACCCACCCGAAGAGAAGAATGTGGAGGAGAACCAAGCTCAAGGAGTGAGGTGATTTAGATGATCAAGTCCGGAGAGGAGGTCATATTCGTCGTTCCCATCAAGAAGATAAAGAAGCGCGTTCCGCGCTGGAAGAGGGCCCCGAGAGCTGCCAAGTTCGTCCGCGAGTGGATAGCCAGGCACGCCAAGGCCGATGAGGTTGTCATCGGCACCGACGTCAACGAGAAGCTCTGGGAGA encodes the following:
- a CDS encoding 50S ribosomal protein L39e, with product MARNKPLAKKLRLAKAAKQNRRIPVWVIVKTNRKVMTHPKRRMWRRTKLKE
- a CDS encoding 50S ribosomal protein L31e yields the protein MIKSGEEVIFVVPIKKIKKRVPRWKRAPRAAKFVREWIARHAKADEVVIGTDVNEKLWERGAQKPPNKLRVKVIVEEEEGKRIAKVSLA